The following are from one region of the Tachyglossus aculeatus isolate mTacAcu1 chromosome 13, mTacAcu1.pri, whole genome shotgun sequence genome:
- the NKTR gene encoding NK-tumor recognition protein isoform X5, with product MANRGKHTNGSQFFITTKPAPHLDGVHVVFGLVISGFEVIEQIENLKTDSASRPYADVRVIDCGVLIAKSARDGSEKKRKVATPAEDSASSSSDSSGSPESSSDSEVENERNRKRKRRKRAKVKRSKRRREEKRKEEARSKLTSSQRGSPSDHGEAQGKGATADPSAKREKPLVRPEEIPPVPENRFLLRRDMPAAGTESELKLPAITPAVNDQKPSVSKSGRKIKGRGTIRYHTPPRSRSCSESDDDNESSETPPHWKEEMQRLRAYRPPSGEKWSKGDKLSDPCSSRWDEGSRSQRSRSWSYNGSYPELSTPKPSGGRHQKHRKDKRAKHKKKSKKQKHPKRQKQAKRRRASPSPEVESPRSPTRRARSSCDRAKRSPSSSLWSSRRSSRRGRSRSDRDARSSSAPSSRGAPSGSPSKSTSQSSSRASSRSRSTSKSSARPRHRTGSGSSCASGPPEAGSSSPREAASRPNERKAARAEPARPAGAPGEQPLVQPMVTKSLPVIPLSDSPPPSRWKPGQKPWKPSYERIQEMKAKTSGPLLAQTTPAGAGAREPTRSSSTHRKREKRSRGERSASSRYHSDTGSGSSRSPSSSWRSHSSSKSYSRSGSPASSRSRSAPRSRARGKYSGRSRDSQSPSSSSSSSSSSSSSSSSSSSSSSSSYHSESGNSKRKKVTPRGRRCNGVETRQASSSEPKGQNKPTRGGGRSSQRRRGSESPSPPGSSPDSELSRGREDQPSRRGEGRGPPPAPSDQKQDAVHRVSLGDREEKLKKGRGHEPLKTGGGKEGIPGPPPPGGAQKQTCIGSKWDLESTSEWEARLRHQDRAKLASDKEEGEASSESGAEVGGEDSRDPPERKSWGGHRLADPAGARKSRRRRSPSSSEESSASSVASGRGASGMRRRRPEAPREAVLASRSTRDKSGGRKERPSKVPRRQEAFHWQPPLEFGEEEEEEGGSEKPVSGEGSGRALVAEPKESPTGESERARKARADDGPSSSLGTAASPVPDSGPLPGGGSGTSTPSATDHPETTSEPLPDSGENAWPSGESPHGSGIEDAVQTDDNMDICTPDRLSPEKGPEETPSPKQLGPGTQEEGLARASQELLQEDPGAGTARPDSREGAASQSSGKEAAGPESGPAPSAPGVGGPGQVRTLEWTPGGDNKWKPLPGVGNLPAPAPGNTTEARCLPAASQAKPPGLRIEIKSKSRVRPGSLFDEVRKTARLNRRPRNRESSSDEPSPGQDDASPSSSGSRSRSKSPPKSRHRTRSPSSSRSRSRSRTSSYSSRSRSSSRSRSRGWYSRDRSRSRSSSYPSSKSHSSRSYSRSRSRSSSYGRHSRSRSYTYDSYYSRSRSRSRGKRSRGYHRSRSYNRRSRSCRSYGSRSDSDRSYSNRRSPSESSRHS from the exons ATGGCAAACCGGGGGAAACATACCAATGGTTCCCAATTCTTCAT AACCACCAAGCCTGCTCCTCACCTCGACGG AGTCCACGTGGTCTTTGGCCTGGTGATCTCTGGCTTTGAAGTGATAGAACAAATCGAAAACCTGAAGACAGATTCCGCTAGCCGGCCCTACGCGGACGTGCGAGTTATCGACTGTGGGGTGCTGATCGCCAAGTCAGCCAGAGATG GatcagagaagaaaaggaaggtggCTACTCCCGCGGAAGACTCGGcatcctcctcctctgactcctccgGCTCTCCCGAGTCCTCTTCTGACAGCGAGGTGGAAAACGAGCGGAACCGGAAAAGAAAGCGCAGGAAGAGGGCCAAGGTTAAACGCtccaagaggaggagagaagaaaagagaaaagaagaagccAGGAGCAAGCTGACGTCCAGCCAGAGGGG CAGTCCCTCGGACCACGGCGAAGCCCAGGGGAAGGGGGCCACGGCTGACCCAAGTGCCAAGAGGGAGAAGCCACTGGTGCGTCCCGAAGAGATCCCTCCCGTCCCAGAGAATCGATTTTTGCTTCGAAGAGACATGCCGGCGGCCGGCACGGAGTCTGAGCT AAAGCTTCCCGCCATCACCCCCGCCGTCAACGATCAGAAGCCGTCCGTGTCCAAGTCAGGAAGGAAGATTAAAGGCCGGGGAACAATA CGATATCACACGCCGCCGCGATCACGTTCCTGCTCCGAGTCGGATGACGACAACGAGAGCAGCGAGACGCCTCCTCACTGGAAGGAGGAGATGCAGAGGCTGCGCGCGTACCGGCCACCCAGCGGAGAGAAGTGGAGCAAAGGAGACAA GTTGAGCGACCCGTGTTCCAGTCGCTGGGATGAAGGGAGCAGGTCACAGCGTTCGAGGTCCTGGTCGTACAACGGCAGCTACCCTGAGCTCAGCACACCGAAACCCTCCGGGGGCCGCCACCAGAAACACCGTAAAGACAAGAGGGCAAAGCACAAAAAGAAATCGAAAAAGCAGAAACACCCCAAGCGGCAGAAACAGGCCAAGAGGAGAAGAGCCTCTCCGTCGCCCGAGGTGGAGTCCCCCCGCTCCCCGACCCGGCGGGCCAGGTCCTCCTGTGATCGGGCCAAGAGATCACCTTCCTCGTCGCTGTGGTCCTCACGCCGCTCCTCCCGGCGGGGCCGGTCCCGCTCGGACAGGGACGCGCGGAGCTCCTCGGCTCCATCCAGCCGGGGGGCTCCATCTGGCTCCCCGTCCAAGTCGACGTCCCAGTCGTCCTCCAGGGCCAGCTCGAGGTCCAGGAGCACGTCCAAGTCTTCGGCCCGTCCCCGGCACAGGACCGGTTCCGGCTCGAGCTGTGCCTCCGGACCCCCAGAGGCTGGCTCCTCGTCGCCTCGGGAGGCGGCCTCCCGCCCGAACGAGAGGAAAGCCGCCAGGGCCGAGCCTGCGCGGCCGGCGGGGGCCCCGGGCGAACAGCCACTCGTCCAGCCCATGGTAACCAAGAGCCTGCCCGTGATCCCGCTGAGCGACAGCCCGCCGCCCTCGCGCTGGAAGCCCGGACAGAAGCCTTGGAAGCCCTCCTACGAGCGCATCCAGGAGATGAAAGCCAAGACGTCAGGCCCGTTGCTCGCCCAGACCACCCCAGCTGGAGCCGGGGCCCGGGAGCCCACGCGGTCTTCATCCACACaccggaagagggagaagaggtcgcGTGGTGAGCGGAGTGCCTCTTCCCGCTACCATAGCGATACCGGGTCAGGGagctccaggtcacccagcagttctTGGAGAAGCCACTCCTCCTCGAAGTCCTACTCCAGGTCCGGAAGTCCGGCGAGCTCACGCTCACGCTCTGCTCCCAGGTCCCGAGCACGCGGCAAGTACAGCGGCCGCTCGCGTGACAGCCAGTcgccctcttcatcctcctcttcctcttcctcctcctcctcctcctcctcctcttcttcctcctcctcttcgtcctcatACCATTCCGAGAGCGGCAATAGCAAGAGGAAGAAGGTCACACCTCGGGGACGGAGGTGTAACGGTGTCGAGACTAGGCAGGCAAGCAGCTCAGAGCCAAAGGGCCAGAACAAACCCACCCGGGGTGGCGGTAGGTCTTcccagaggaggagaggcagtgagAGCCCATCCCCTCCGGGCTCCTCCCCAGACAGCGAGCTGTCACGGGGCCGAGAGGACCAGCCCTCCCGACGAGGGGAGGGACGCGGCCCGCCGCCTGCCCCGTCTGACCAGAAACAGGACGCAGTCCACCGTGTGTCTCTCGGGGACCGGGAGGAGAAACTCAAGAAGGGACGGGGTCATGAGCCTCTGAAAACAGGTGGCGGGAAAGAGGGCATCCCCGGTCCCCCGCCACCGGGTGGGGCCCAGAAACAAACCTGCATTGGGAGCAAATGGGACTTGGAGTCTACATCTGAGTGGGAGGCAAGGCTGAGACACCAGGACCGTGCCAAGCTCGCCTCTgacaaggaggagggggaggcctcgTCTGAATCTGGGGCCGAGGTGGGCGGGGAAGACAGCCGGGACCCACCCGAGCGCAAATCGTGGGGCGGCCATCGGCTGGCGGACCCAGCTGGGGCCCGGAAGAGCAGAAGGCGACGGTCACCATCCTCCTCCGAGGAGAGCTCTGCCTCGAGTGTGGCCAGCGGCCGGGGAGCGTCAGGCATGCGCCGTCGCAGGCCCGAGGCCCCCCGGGAGGCAGTGCTGGCATCCAGGAGCACCCGTGACAaatcaggagggagaaaggagagaccgTCCAAGGTGCCCAGGCGACAGGAGGCGTTTCACTGGCAACCCCCACTAGagtttggagaagaggaggaggaggagggcggaagTGAAAAGCCCGTAAgcggagaggggagtgggagggccCTCGTGGCTGAACCCAAGGAAAGCCCAACGGGCGAGTCTGAGAGAGCCAGGAAGGCCCGTGCCGACGACGGCCCCTCGAGCTCCCTGGGCACAGCAGCCAGCCCAGTCCCTGACTCTGGGCCCCTCCCAGGCGGCGGCAGTGGAACCAGCACGCCTTCGGCCACAGACCACCCGGAGACGACCTCAGAGCCGCTCCCAGACAGTGGGGAGAATGCCTGGCCATCAGGAGAGAGCCCTCATGGCAGTGGCATCGAGGACGCAGTGCAGACGGATGACAACATGGATATCTGCACTCCTGACCGCCTTTCCCCTGAGAAGGGGCCTGAGGAGACTCCCTCGCCGAAGCAACTGGGACCCGGCACCCAGGAGGAGGGACTGGCCCGGGCGAGCCAAGAATTACTGCAGGAGGACCCCGGGGCAGGCACGGCCAGGCCAGATTCCCGTGAGGGGGCAGCCAGTCAGTCATCTGGgaaggaagcagcggggcctgagAGTGGCCCAGCGCCCTCCGCCCCTGGGGTGGGAGGCCCCGGCCAAGTGCGGACGCTGGAGTGGACTCCAGGCGGCGATAACAAGTGGAAGCCCCTGCCTGGGGTGGGCAATCTCCCAGCACCCGCACCCGGCAACACCACAGAGGCCAGGTGCCTGCCTGCGGCATCCCAGGCAAAGCCACCGGGCCTGAGAATTGAGATAAAAAGCAAAAGCAGAGTCCGGCCCGGGTCCCTCTTTGACGAGGTGAGGAAGACTGCACGGCTGAACCGGAGGCCAAGGAACCGCGAGAGCTCAAGCGACGAACCATCTCCCGGCCAGGACGACGCCAGCCCCTCCTCGAGCGGCAGCAGGTCCCGCAGCAAATCTCCACCCAAGTCGAGGCACCGGACGAGGTCCCCATCATCCAGCCGCTCGCGGAGCCGGTCGAGGACGTCCTCCTACTCCTCCCG GTCGAGGAGCTCTTCGAGAAGTCGGAGTCGAGGATGGTACAGTAGAGACCGATCGCGAAGCCGGAGCAGTTCTTACCCCAGTTCCAAGAGTCACAG TAGCAGGTCGTACAGCCGGAGTCGGTCCAGGAGCAGCTCATATGGCCGACACAGCCGATCCAG GTCCTACACCTACGACAGTTACTACAGTCGCAGCCGGAGCCGCAGCCGCggcaagaggagcagagggtaccaCCGGTCTCGCAGTTACAACAGGCGGTCCAG GAGTTGTCGCTCCTATGGCTCCAGGAGCGACAGTGACCGCAGCTACTCGAACCGCCGGAGCCCCAGTGAGAGCAGCAGGCACAGCTGA